The Arachis ipaensis cultivar K30076 chromosome B07, Araip1.1, whole genome shotgun sequence genomic interval AGATATATACTCGTGATAAATTTACAAAACATTAACATCATGTGATTAAATTATCAAGTTAATAAAATGCTTCAACAATTTCCTTATTAGTTtccatgaattttttttaaactataaTGCAATGTTTATAACTTGAacaaataataaagtaaaaaattaACTCGGGATTTTGAATATTATTGTTATATAaaggattttattttttaaatttgatgtaCTACTTGTTATTATTAGTAGTATGATCAATGAATTATGTAACTATATTTATGTAGAGTGCCTCCAATATAAATAATTAACTCAAATATTAGCTATGAAACTTTAGGgcctataaataaaaaattaagatatAATCAAAACTTTAACGGTTTTTAAATTCATAATTTCATATTGTGAAAAGTGAAAACTGAACACTATGTGAGTcaatttcaaaaatacatactctAACAGAGAGAATTAGGAGGAAGGTGTAGGGGTTTTTTGCCATCAATGAACAAGCCTATGATTTTGAGCCAAGACAATAGATTTCAATGTTTTTTAACATAGAGCCATTCTTGTAGAAACTTGAAGAGGCTCTAGTTTATTCCTCTCTCCTCTATGTAACTGTGAAATGTATCTCTAGTAAATTCATCTAGGTCTTTGTCAATTCACCTCGAACATAGCATGAACCATTCTCACTTACAAACATCAAAATATAAAATTCCAAAATTTATATTGGGTTTTTAttcattgaaaaaataaataataatgaattaaattaaattaattcatgCCTATCTAACTTTAAAATCCTCTTTTTATCCAAACACTTATTAATGTATGAGTACTACTAGTACTCCCAACTTAATGGACTGTGTGACACTAGTAAATAATAGTTGTATATAGAATATGAGGAGGTAGGGGTAGTTAGTataatgctttttcttttttttaaatgaaatccTAAATATTAAGTGAAGAACTATGAATATGTGAATCAAGGATAAGACCTTTAACCTCTTTGTACACTAAATAGCAAGATTAAACAAGTGCTATTTTGGTGCTCAATAATTCTAGCATTCTAATCCTGTTCGTTTTCTTAGGTGTGAGGTGTACAGGAAGTACTCAGCAGCCATAAATTTTACACTAACAATTCAAAAGGAGAGTAAATCCTCATCTAGAGAACTCACGAAagcattacttttttttttctgggtattacttttttttttctgggtAGACAAGTACTGTTTAGTTTCTGCACTAATCTATTTTACCACAAATTAACACTTAATTGTTAACCAAAAGAAGTCTCAGAATCTAACTCATCCTGCAGAGTGCAGAGCATATCCTTCTTCCCTCATCAAACCAAGTATTTTACCACAAATTAACACTTAATTGTTAACCAAAAGAAGTCTCAGAATCTAACTCATCCTGCAGAGCATATCCTTCTTCCCTCATCAAACCAAGCAACCCTTCCAGCAATGCATAGATCTCACCAGATCTTTCATTTGATACATCCTTGGCAATGAAGCTTATTAGTCCTCTACTTGTTTCAATCCAGCTACTTCCACGGATCTTCTGTAACCCAATTCCTTTCAGTTTTTCCCTGACATTATCAGCTTCCTCCCATCTCCCATAACGTGAATATAGATTCGCCATAATTATGTAATTCCCAGTATTTTCAGGTTCAATCTCAAACAAATGATCACACACAAACTTGCCCATTTCTACGTCACCATAAACAGAAGCCCCATGTAACAATGCACCCCAGACTTTAGCACTTGGCTCAACTGCCATTTCGGAAATGAAATCTGCTGCCTCTGAGAGCTTCCCAGCTCGACTAAGAACACTCACCATACAAGCATATTGTTCCATCAATGGCTGAATTCCACAATTTGATGGCATTGAATTGAAGATATCCCAAGCTTCATCTACTAATCCAGAATGAGCACAAGCAGTCAATACAGCAGTTATTGTAACTGGATCAGGCTTAATTCCTTCATCTAGCATCCGAGCATAGAGGCCAAGCGCCAAACTAGCATCTCCATGAACAGCATAAGCTGTTATAATTGCGGTCCAAATTATTAAGCTCCTACTTTGTGATTGATCAAAAACCTTCTGTGCCCCATGAATAAACCCTAGCTTTCCATAAGTATCAATAATTGCAGTTGCAACATATATATTTTGAACATAACTTCTTCTAANNNNNNNNNNNNNNNNNNNNNNNNNNNNNNNNNNNNNNNNNNNNNNNNNNNNNNNNNNNNNNNNNNNNNNNNNNNNNNNNNNNNNNNNNNNNNNNNNNNNNNNNNNNNNNNNNNNNNNNNNNNNNNNNNNNNNNNNNNNNNNNNNNNNNNNNNNNNNNNNNNNNNNNNNNNNNNNNNNNNNNNNNNNNNNNNNNNNNNNNNNNNNNNNNNNNNNNNNNNNNNNNNNNNNNNNNNNNNNNNNNNNNNNNNNNNNNNNNNNNNNNNNNNNNNNNNNNNNNNNNNNNNNNNNNNNNNNNNNNNNNNNNNNNNNNNNNNNNNNNNNNNNNNNNNNNNNNNNNNNNNNNNNNNNNNNNNNNNNNNNNNNNNNNNNNNNNNNNNNNNNNNNNNNNNNNNNNNNNNNNNNNNNNNNNNNNNNNNNNNNNNNNNNNNNNNNNNNNNNNNNNNNNNNNNNNNNNNNNNNNNNNNNNNNNNNNNNNNNNNNNNNNNNNNNNNNNNNNNNNNNNNNNNNNNNNNNNNNNNNNNNNNNNNNNNNNNNNNNNNNNNNNNNNNNNNNNNNNNNNNNNNNNNNNNNNNNNNNNNNNNNNNNNNNNNNNNNNNNNNNNNNNNNNNNNNNNNNNNNNNNNNNNNNNNNNNNNNNNNNNNNNNNNNNNNNNNNNNNNNNNNNNNNNNNNNNNNNNNNNNNNNNNNNNNNNNNNNNNNNNNNNNNNNNNNNNNNNNNNNNNNNNNNNNNNNNNNNNNNNNNNNNNNNNNNNNNNNNNNNAGGTTTGAGAAGTATGAAAAAGATGGAAGAACGCTAGCAAGTGTGACAGCGTTCGGCCTTGAACCAGAAGCCTGCATTTCTTGTACCAAATCCAATACCCTTTCATACTGGTTATTCTGAACCATACCTGAAATCACAGCATTCCAATTACTCAACGCAGGCCTTGCCATTTCTCTGAAAACAGCCATGGCTTTGTCAACAAACCCATAAACCATGTACCCTGAAATCATTGAGCCATAAGTAACCTCATCCTTCTCACTCATTTCATCAAACAGTTCTTGAGCATAATCTAAACTACCGCATTTAGCATACATGGCAATCACAGCATTGCAAAGCAACATGTCCATCTCCATTCCACTGTCATTCACCATTTGGTGAACCTCCATTCCAAACACAAGATCCCCAGACTGTCCACAAGCCTGCATCACACTCGCAATGGTAGCTGCATCTGGCACACCCAACATCTCCAAATACAGCCTCTTACACTCTTCATAGAACCCTCCTTGCGAATACCCCGAAATCATTGAGTTCCACGACACAGTATCTCTCTCCGGCATTCCGTCAAACACCATCCGCGCAAGTACAACCTGATCGCACCTCGAGTAAGAAGTAACCAAAGCATTCATAACAAAAACATCTCTGTCCAAACCGCCTCTAATAACAAAGCAGTGAACCTCTTTCGCCGAATTTGAGCTACAAAACAACGAAGAAAGCGCCTTCAAAACGCACGATATGGTGaaattatcaatgcacatggtttgGGTAAAAGAAAAGGTGTAAAAGAGGTCTATCGTTTTATGGAACATGCCGTTGAATGAGTAGCCCATGAGCATTGCGTTCCAGGAGAAGGAGTTCTTGCTGGGTATTTCGTCGAACACCTTGCGTGCATGGTGCATGAGGTTGCATTTGGCGTAG includes:
- the LOC107609131 gene encoding pentatricopeptide repeat-containing protein At2g37310 encodes the protein MRFSNPLALPLTNQTHFAAIRQTLRHNGLDIAAYGSAIQRCADRRLLRQGKQLHARLFLFSITPNNFLGSKLVTFYAKCNLMHHARKVFDEIPSKNSFSWNAMLMGYSFNGMFHKTIDLFYTFSFTQTMCIDNFTISCVLKALSSLFCSSNSAKEVHCFVIRGGLDRDVFVMNALVTSYSRCDQVVLARMVFDGMPERDTVSWNSMISGYSQGGFYEECKRLYLEMLGVPDAATIASVMQACGQSGDLVFGMEVHQMVNDSGMEMDMLLCNAVIAMYAKCGSLDYAQELFDEMSEKDEVTYGSMISGYMVYGFVDKAMAVFREMARPALSNWNAVISGMVQNNQYERVLDLVQEMQASGSRPNAVTLASVLPSFSYFSNLXXXXXXXXXXXRRSYVQNIYVATAIIDTYGKLGFIHGAQKVFDQSQSRSLIIWTAIITAYAVHGDASLALGLYARMLDEGIKPDPVTITAVLTACAHSGLVDEAWDIFNSMPSNCGIQPLMEQYACMVSVLSRAGKLSEAADFISEMAVEPSAKVWGALLHGASVYGDVEMGKFVCDHLFEIEPENTGNYIIMANLYSRYGRWEEADNVREKLKGIGLQKIRGSSWIETSRGLISFIAKDVSNERSGEIYALLEGLLGLMREEGYALQDELDSETSFG